From Desulfovibrio porci, a single genomic window includes:
- a CDS encoding sensor histidine kinase, whose product MFLKQYPLHRSALCNACIGLLLLVIVIALLNAINEAMWRSTESTIRSLTQASGEAIANAVRRDVQSLESFKESLLGADAVVPVAAVSLMQRYAATSPFSQVAMVDEYGRGYFANGDPANINNAEDWHNFLNDAPVSRTYLDAGGQRQITMRRPLFVDGHYRGAVYGSLPLKTYAQPSAMDFFDGRGSSFMVSAWSGEYLIASPDAREQDGKTDLYTALAASPENKPERIAALRQAMNEGKSGSAVMNIQGRQTYLYYTPICPANNWDMVSIVPVEAMHQAANYVNALVAIVCLIILAGLLVMFSLTRRHRTLALKIKARHYRDFLFQTLSGSTDNVFLIYNASRRAMEYVFENLERVLGIPMRTCLENPAALFEHCVFKSGSRLREDFEATAIREARSEECRVITPATGENRWVKFAVTPTSDVGGRTYYVLSLTDITEEKAVRRLLRDSLAAAEQASKAKSSFLSAMSHDIRTPMNAIIGMTAIAERHIGDPKRVEDCLDKISVASRLLLGIINEVLDMSKIESGKLLLSNEPFNLNELVRNALDVMFQ is encoded by the coding sequence ATGTTTCTGAAACAGTATCCGCTCCACAGGAGCGCGCTCTGTAACGCGTGCATCGGCCTGCTGCTGCTCGTGATTGTCATAGCTCTGCTCAACGCCATCAACGAGGCCATGTGGCGGTCCACGGAAAGCACCATTCGCAGTCTGACCCAGGCCAGCGGCGAAGCCATCGCCAACGCCGTCCGCCGCGACGTTCAGAGTCTTGAATCCTTCAAGGAAAGCCTGCTGGGCGCGGATGCCGTGGTTCCGGTCGCGGCTGTCAGCCTGATGCAGCGCTACGCGGCCACCAGCCCCTTCAGCCAGGTTGCGATGGTGGACGAATACGGCAGGGGTTATTTCGCCAACGGCGATCCGGCGAACATCAACAACGCCGAAGACTGGCACAATTTCCTCAATGACGCCCCGGTTTCGCGCACCTACCTGGACGCCGGGGGACAGCGTCAGATCACCATGCGGCGGCCGCTCTTCGTCGACGGCCACTACAGAGGCGCCGTCTACGGCAGCCTGCCCCTCAAAACCTACGCTCAGCCCAGCGCCATGGATTTTTTTGACGGCCGGGGCTCGTCCTTTATGGTTTCGGCCTGGAGCGGCGAATATCTGATCGCCTCGCCGGACGCGCGGGAGCAGGACGGCAAAACCGATCTCTACACCGCGCTGGCCGCATCGCCGGAAAACAAACCGGAGCGGATCGCCGCGTTGCGGCAGGCCATGAATGAAGGCAAGAGCGGCAGCGCGGTGATGAACATTCAGGGCCGCCAGACTTATTTGTATTACACGCCCATCTGTCCCGCCAACAATTGGGACATGGTCTCCATAGTCCCGGTAGAAGCCATGCATCAGGCCGCCAATTACGTCAACGCGCTGGTGGCCATCGTCTGTCTCATCATCCTGGCCGGCCTGCTCGTCATGTTTTCCCTGACCCGCCGCCACCGCACTCTGGCCCTGAAAATCAAGGCGCGCCATTACCGCGATTTTCTGTTTCAGACGCTCTCCGGAAGCACGGACAACGTCTTTCTGATCTACAACGCCTCCCGGCGCGCCATGGAATACGTCTTTGAAAATCTGGAGCGGGTGCTCGGCATTCCCATGCGGACCTGTCTTGAAAATCCGGCCGCACTTTTCGAGCATTGCGTCTTCAAGAGCGGATCGCGTCTGCGGGAGGATTTTGAAGCTACGGCCATCCGTGAAGCCCGCAGCGAGGAATGCCGCGTCATCACCCCCGCCACCGGCGAGAACCGCTGGGTCAAATTCGCCGTGACGCCCACCAGCGACGTCGGCGGCCGGACCTATTACGTCCTTTCCCTCACCGACATCACGGAAGAAAAAGCCGTGCGCCGCCTGCTCCGGGATTCGCTGGCCGCGGCCGAGCAGGCCAGCAAGGCCAAAAGCAGCTTCCTTTCCGCCATGTCTCATGACATCCGCACGCCCATGAACGCCATCATCGGCATGACGGCCATCGCCGAACGGCACATCGGCGACCCGAAACGCGTGGAGGACTGCCTGGACAAGATTTCCGTGGCCTCGCGTCTCCTGCTCGGCATCATCAACGAAGTGCTGGACATGTCCAAAATCGAGAGCGGCAAGCTGCTTCTGAGCAATGAACCTTTCAATCTCAACGAACTGGTCCGCAACGCCCTAGATGTAATGTTCCAATAG